A genomic region of Bacteroidales bacterium contains the following coding sequences:
- a CDS encoding C25 family cysteine peptidase, with the protein MTKRFSINVLLVLMVFLAAFMPTQEGLIAQVLQFGNEPTQIVIGENTYQELTLSNSLGKIETFEVKSNSAAYVQLRADGYGYSTQVGTPMLPVMKKLIEIPLGCDISIEIIKSNYQDINLADYGIDAQIIPVQPPVSKSDNPELATFAHDASAYNLDDFNSDELVKVVPLGTMRGVRLARLEIAPVQYNPVKGIVRVYRQLSVNVVYTNANVPATLQLKANYNNQYFKSVAGSVFNFKELADGYAYGNPSITYIIVSDPMFADALQPLVAWKSRKGFKVVEAYTDDPSVGNTSVSIRQYLKDFYNNPPEGYASQTFVLLVGDVAQIPAFGGTTGGHVTDLYYAEYTDDHFPDAFYGRFSANTLAELQPQIDKTLEYEQYQFPDPSFLDEAVLIAGADPTHGSVWGNGQVNYGSTNYFNEAHGLQTHTYLQPEPASGKYSELIIENISQGVSYVNYTAHCSPSGWSNPGFVTGNVSALTNAHKYPLMVGNCCSSANFQATCLAEAVLRAPLKGAVGYIGASNNTYWNEDFWWSVGFEAVSANPVYNPTHLGAFDRTFHDMPGIAVDDWYVTQGQMPVAGNLAVTQAGAQLEKYYWEVYHLMGDPSLMVYFSQPSAITADYVPLITPGQPSLVVNTAPHAFVAISTEDVLHGAALADADGLAEVVFDEPIVLPGEAEIVITGQNLQPYSATIVVAAPDAPYVLLDGFGVNDLQTNGNGLAEYGETFGLDVSMKNFGLQPANNVTLTLASDDEFVEIDNGNAVLGNLYPDATVTLENIFEITFSGNIPDGHQVGFVLQASDGVEIWNSKFSIKGHAPQLNFGGFSIDDSQGNNNGRIDAGETVLITTLIENNGSAAAAAVIGRLTSDNAYLTVNTIDYLPYGDIDVDGQAMATYEISADENTPVGLVATAMLDFEDTLTGNKISEFTVVIGQVPVLIVDLDKNNNSAYKIAEAIEALNISAATETSLPEDLQKYASILVCLGVYPENHALTVDEGQKLYDYLMAGGNLYLEGGDAWFYNSPTAVHPLFAIEGVADGGNDLSTVEGVNGTMTQGLTMEYTGDNSWIDHLQPVDAGFVILKNASPAYNCAIANDAETYKTIGTSAEFGGYGNNRIGLMKKYLEFFGIITSNSLSGNITAAPAEICAGEATQLNVSVYGGSGNYHYKWSPAEALSNSALRNPVAMPLSNTFYVVTVTDMIKAQTYTDEILVEVHPVPATPEIVQVGENLLSSMQYGNQWYNDTGVIVGAVGQTYRPTVAGNYYNIITNVSGCHSVPSNSIFFQPTFIAELERQGNFRIFPNPTVDKVHIDFLAENDDRLVVSIINAYGQNLYQETMENLDRFGINSFDIDLSLFDSGVYYMILQSADKNVSRKLILGK; encoded by the coding sequence ATGACCAAACGATTTAGCATCAATGTTTTACTTGTGCTGATGGTGTTCCTGGCGGCTTTCATGCCCACCCAGGAAGGCCTTATAGCACAAGTTTTGCAGTTTGGTAATGAACCCACCCAAATCGTTATTGGCGAAAACACTTATCAGGAGCTTACCCTTAGCAACAGCCTTGGCAAAATCGAAACTTTTGAAGTGAAATCAAATTCCGCAGCTTACGTGCAGCTTCGGGCTGATGGCTATGGTTATTCCACGCAAGTGGGAACGCCTATGTTGCCGGTAATGAAAAAGCTGATTGAAATTCCTTTGGGTTGCGATATTTCCATCGAAATTATCAAATCGAATTATCAAGATATTAATCTCGCTGATTATGGAATTGATGCACAGATTATTCCGGTGCAGCCTCCTGTATCAAAAAGTGACAATCCTGAGCTGGCGACTTTTGCACATGATGCGTCTGCCTATAATTTAGATGATTTCAACAGCGATGAGCTGGTAAAAGTGGTTCCGTTGGGCACGATGCGTGGCGTAAGGCTGGCGAGGCTTGAGATAGCGCCCGTACAATACAATCCTGTAAAAGGAATCGTGCGCGTGTACCGGCAATTGAGTGTTAATGTTGTTTACACAAATGCCAATGTGCCAGCTACGCTGCAATTGAAAGCCAACTACAACAATCAGTATTTTAAAAGTGTTGCCGGGAGCGTTTTTAATTTTAAAGAGCTTGCGGATGGTTATGCATACGGCAATCCTTCGATCACTTACATCATTGTTTCCGATCCGATGTTTGCCGATGCTCTTCAGCCTTTGGTAGCATGGAAATCCCGCAAAGGTTTTAAAGTTGTAGAAGCTTACACCGACGACCCTTCGGTAGGAAATACCTCCGTTAGCATCCGTCAATACCTGAAAGATTTTTACAACAATCCTCCCGAAGGTTATGCATCGCAAACTTTTGTTTTGCTGGTGGGCGATGTGGCGCAAATTCCAGCCTTTGGCGGCACCACCGGCGGACACGTTACTGATCTTTATTACGCTGAATATACCGACGATCATTTCCCGGATGCTTTTTATGGACGTTTCTCCGCAAACACCTTGGCGGAGCTGCAGCCCCAAATTGATAAGACATTAGAATATGAGCAGTATCAGTTTCCTGACCCGTCGTTTTTGGATGAGGCGGTGCTCATTGCCGGAGCGGATCCCACACATGGCTCTGTCTGGGGAAACGGTCAGGTGAACTATGGCTCGACAAATTATTTTAACGAAGCACATGGATTGCAAACCCACACCTATCTGCAGCCCGAACCCGCCAGTGGTAAATATTCGGAGTTGATTATCGAAAATATTTCGCAGGGCGTCTCCTACGTAAACTATACTGCACATTGCAGCCCGTCGGGATGGAGCAATCCCGGCTTTGTTACCGGCAATGTTTCTGCGCTTACCAATGCACATAAGTATCCGCTGATGGTGGGCAATTGCTGCTCCTCTGCCAATTTTCAGGCAACCTGCCTGGCCGAAGCAGTGCTGCGCGCTCCTTTGAAAGGCGCCGTAGGCTATATCGGCGCCAGCAACAATACTTACTGGAACGAAGATTTTTGGTGGTCGGTAGGCTTTGAAGCCGTATCGGCCAATCCTGTTTATAACCCCACGCACCTTGGTGCCTTCGACCGAACTTTCCACGACATGCCCGGAATTGCTGTCGACGACTGGTACGTAACGCAAGGGCAAATGCCCGTAGCCGGAAACCTTGCGGTGACGCAGGCCGGCGCGCAACTCGAGAAATATTATTGGGAAGTTTACCACCTGATGGGCGATCCATCGCTGATGGTTTATTTTTCGCAGCCTTCAGCCATTACCGCCGATTATGTGCCATTGATCACACCCGGTCAGCCATCGCTGGTTGTAAACACTGCGCCGCATGCTTTTGTGGCCATTTCGACAGAAGACGTTTTACACGGCGCTGCTCTGGCCGATGCCGACGGGCTGGCCGAAGTGGTTTTTGATGAACCCATTGTGCTGCCTGGTGAAGCAGAGATAGTGATCACCGGGCAAAACCTGCAGCCATACAGCGCCACCATTGTCGTAGCCGCTCCCGATGCTCCCTATGTATTGCTCGATGGTTTTGGTGTAAATGATTTGCAAACCAATGGAAACGGGTTGGCCGAATACGGAGAAACATTTGGTTTGGATGTTTCGATGAAGAATTTTGGATTGCAACCTGCAAATAACGTCACGCTCACTTTAGCGTCAGATGACGAATTTGTTGAGATAGACAATGGCAACGCGGTGCTTGGCAATCTTTATCCGGATGCAACGGTTACACTTGAAAATATTTTTGAAATTACTTTCTCTGGCAATATTCCGGATGGCCATCAGGTGGGGTTTGTACTTCAGGCCAGTGATGGTGTGGAAATATGGAACAGCAAATTTTCCATCAAAGGACATGCGCCGCAGCTCAATTTTGGCGGTTTTAGCATCGACGATTCTCAGGGAAATAACAACGGACGCATTGACGCCGGAGAAACTGTGTTAATCACAACATTAATAGAAAATAACGGAAGCGCTGCTGCAGCGGCGGTTATTGGCAGGCTCACGAGCGATAATGCGTATCTCACCGTTAACACCATCGATTATTTGCCTTACGGCGATATTGATGTGGACGGACAGGCCATGGCAACTTACGAAATATCTGCCGACGAAAATACGCCAGTCGGTTTGGTGGCCACCGCAATGCTCGATTTTGAAGATACCCTTACCGGGAATAAAATTTCTGAATTTACTGTGGTGATTGGTCAGGTGCCGGTGCTGATCGTCGATTTGGATAAAAACAACAATTCGGCTTATAAAATAGCTGAAGCCATCGAAGCGCTAAATATTTCGGCTGCGACCGAAACCAGTCTTCCGGAGGATTTACAAAAGTATGCCTCCATCTTGGTTTGTCTGGGCGTCTATCCCGAAAACCATGCACTTACGGTTGATGAGGGGCAGAAGCTTTACGATTATCTGATGGCGGGTGGAAACCTCTACCTCGAAGGTGGCGATGCCTGGTTTTATAATTCCCCTACGGCAGTGCATCCGCTTTTCGCCATCGAAGGCGTGGCAGATGGCGGCAACGATTTATCTACCGTCGAGGGTGTAAACGGAACCATGACGCAGGGGCTTACCATGGAATACACCGGCGACAACAGTTGGATTGATCATTTGCAACCTGTCGATGCCGGTTTTGTTATTTTAAAAAATGCCAGTCCTGCCTATAATTGTGCCATTGCAAACGATGCCGAAACTTACAAAACAATTGGCACCTCAGCAGAATTTGGTGGCTATGGCAACAATCGAATTGGCTTGATGAAGAAATATCTGGAGTTCTTTGGGATTATCACCAGCAACTCTTTGTCGGGCAACATCACGGCGGCACCTGCCGAAATATGCGCCGGCGAAGCTACACAGCTCAACGTAAGCGTGTATGGAGGATCGGGCAATTATCATTACAAATGGTCGCCTGCCGAAGCGCTCAGCAATTCTGCTTTGCGCAATCCTGTGGCCATGCCGCTCAGCAACACCTTTTATGTGGTCACAGTTACCGATATGATCAAAGCCCAGACTTATACTGACGAAATCCTGGTGGAAGTGCACCCGGTGCCTGCCACTCCTGAAATCGTACAAGTGGGCGAAAACCTGTTGTCGTCGATGCAGTACGGAAACCAATGGTACAACGACACGGGGGTTATAGTGGGAGCTGTGGGACAGACGTATCGTCCCACCGTGGCCGGAAATTATTACAATATTATTACAAATGTGTCGGGGTGTCACTCAGTGCCATCCAACAGTATTTTCTTTCAGCCTACTTTTATTGCTGAGCTTGAACGTCAGGGCAATTTCAGGATTTTCCCCAATCCGACTGTCGATAAAGTACACATCGACTTTCTGGCTGAAAATGACGACAGGCTTGTCGTCTCTATCATCAATGCGTACGGGCAGAATTTGTATCAGGAAACCATGGAAAATTTAGACCGCTTTGGGATCAACAGCTTTGACATAGACCTTTCCCTCTTCGACAGCGGTGTTTATTATATGATTTTGCAAAGCGCAGATAAGAATGTATCGCGCAAGCTTATTCTTGGAAAATAA
- a CDS encoding FtsX-like permease family protein translates to MFAKKTHNIINIISAISLAGVTVGTMALIIVLSVFNGFEGLITSLFNSFNPDLAITTEKGKTFDYETFPYEKLQNLPGVFVLTQVVEENALFKYRDKQYIATIKGVSEEFEEMTGLDTMLIAGKFLLQEMGQPRLILGAGVSYFLGASLNDLLNPVMVYVPRREGRFGANIEQAFNSKGIFPSAIFSIQQDFDTKYAVMPIETARSLLDYTSEVTSVEVGLAPGYSTKKVKEEIKNIIGSDFVVKDRFEQQALLYRVMQSEKWAIFLILTFILIIATFNVISSLTMLILDKKKDVAVLHSMGASNRLIRRIFLFEGIMISIGGALLGLLLGGLISWLQQTFGLISLGGGSGTFVVDAYPVAIKAVDFLLVFATVIVLGLLAAWYPVRNISSKYLIHKL, encoded by the coding sequence TTGTTTGCCAAAAAAACGCACAACATTATCAACATCATCTCGGCCATTTCGCTGGCCGGGGTAACGGTAGGAACTATGGCGCTCATCATCGTTTTGTCGGTGTTTAATGGTTTTGAAGGCCTCATTACATCTCTGTTCAACTCCTTTAATCCCGACCTTGCCATTACTACCGAAAAAGGCAAAACTTTCGATTACGAAACTTTTCCATACGAAAAGCTGCAAAACCTTCCGGGGGTGTTTGTTCTGACGCAGGTGGTGGAAGAAAACGCTTTGTTTAAATATCGCGACAAGCAATATATTGCCACCATCAAAGGCGTGAGCGAGGAATTTGAAGAGATGACGGGGTTGGATACGATGCTGATCGCCGGAAAGTTTCTGCTGCAAGAGATGGGGCAGCCGCGATTAATTCTCGGCGCAGGAGTTTCGTATTTTCTTGGTGCCAGCCTCAACGATTTGCTCAATCCGGTGATGGTTTATGTGCCGCGTCGCGAAGGGCGTTTTGGCGCTAATATTGAGCAGGCCTTCAATAGCAAAGGGATTTTTCCTTCTGCGATTTTTAGCATCCAGCAGGATTTTGATACCAAATATGCCGTGATGCCTATCGAAACAGCCCGCTCGCTGCTCGACTACACCAGTGAGGTTACCAGCGTGGAAGTGGGTCTGGCGCCGGGCTACAGCACGAAAAAAGTAAAAGAAGAAATCAAAAATATCATCGGCAGCGATTTCGTGGTGAAAGATCGTTTTGAACAGCAGGCATTGCTTTATCGTGTGATGCAGTCGGAGAAGTGGGCAATTTTTCTCATTCTAACTTTCATTCTCATCATCGCCACCTTCAACGTTATTAGCTCCTTGACGATGCTTATCCTCGACAAGAAAAAAGATGTGGCAGTGCTGCACAGCATGGGTGCTTCCAACCGTCTGATCAGGCGCATCTTTTTGTTTGAAGGCATCATGATTTCGATTGGCGGCGCCTTATTGGGGCTGCTGTTGGGCGGTCTTATCAGTTGGCTGCAACAAACTTTCGGACTGATAAGTTTGGGAGGCGGCTCCGGAACTTTTGTGGTAGACGCCTATCCGGTGGCAATTAAAGCGGTTGATTTTCTCCTGGTATTTGCCACCGTCATCGTTCTTGGCCTTCTGGCAGCCTGGTATCCGGTGCGGAATATTTCATCCAAATATCTTATTCATAAGTTGTAA
- a CDS encoding class I SAM-dependent methyltransferase, translated as MQYDPIKNSLGRVFNRTTAARKAFYHLLDLLLLRTWHVKKALRRFACERDEKINVLDAGSGFGQYTYYMARKHREWNVEAVDVKTEQIEDCRQFFAKTNIKNVSFDYADLTQYVKPDSYDLVLSVDVMEHIEEDVLVFKNFHKSMRPGGMLLISTPSDKGGSDVHDHHKDEGYANNGSVSFIDEHVRDGYNIDEIQQKLRSAGFSRTEARYTYGWPGKISWRLSMKYPILMLNASKLFFIVLPFYYLLTYWFALIMNLLDVNINPKTGTGLLVKAWK; from the coding sequence ATGCAATACGATCCTATCAAAAACTCGTTGGGGCGGGTGTTCAACCGCACCACAGCAGCGCGCAAGGCATTTTATCATCTGCTCGATTTGCTGCTGCTGCGCACCTGGCACGTCAAAAAAGCGTTGCGCCGGTTTGCCTGTGAGCGTGATGAGAAAATCAACGTACTCGACGCTGGTTCGGGCTTTGGACAATACACTTATTACATGGCGCGCAAACATCGCGAATGGAATGTTGAAGCAGTGGACGTAAAAACTGAGCAAATTGAAGATTGCCGCCAGTTTTTTGCAAAGACAAATATTAAAAATGTAAGCTTTGATTATGCCGACCTGACGCAATATGTTAAGCCGGATAGTTACGATCTGGTTTTGTCGGTGGACGTGATGGAGCACATCGAAGAGGATGTTTTGGTTTTTAAAAATTTCCACAAGTCGATGCGTCCGGGTGGCATGTTGCTGATTTCGACGCCCAGCGACAAGGGCGGCTCCGATGTGCACGATCATCACAAGGACGAAGGCTATGCCAACAACGGTTCCGTTTCGTTTATCGATGAGCATGTGCGCGACGGCTATAATATCGACGAGATACAGCAGAAGCTCCGCAGCGCGGGATTCAGCCGCACCGAAGCACGCTACACCTACGGCTGGCCCGGCAAAATATCCTGGCGTCTCTCGATGAAATATCCCATCCTGATGCTCAACGCGTCCAAACTCTTTTTTATCGTGCTTCCGTTTTATTACTTGCTCACTTATTGGTTTGCACTGATTATGAACTTGCTGGATGTGAATATTAATCCCAAAACCGGCACCGGCCTCCTGGTGAAAGCCTGGAAGTAG
- the rbfA gene encoding 30S ribosome-binding factor RbfA produces MDSQRQQQISKMLLRELAEIFRLEGKNHFGGALITVTKVKVTRDLSIARVYLSLFAVGGKKINIEDLRERSREIRYNLGTIIKNQVRHIPELEFYVDDSLDYIEHIEDLLSDE; encoded by the coding sequence ATGGATTCACAACGACAACAACAAATTTCCAAAATGCTGCTGCGGGAGTTGGCCGAGATATTCAGGCTGGAAGGTAAAAACCACTTTGGCGGCGCGCTTATCACCGTTACCAAAGTTAAAGTAACGCGCGATCTCTCGATAGCACGCGTTTACCTCAGCCTGTTTGCTGTTGGTGGCAAAAAAATCAACATCGAAGACCTCCGCGAGCGCAGCCGTGAGATACGCTACAATCTGGGCACGATCATCAAAAATCAGGTGCGTCACATTCCCGAACTCGAGTTTTACGTGGACGATTCGCTCGACTACATCGAACATATCGAAGATCTGCTCAGCGATGAATGA
- a CDS encoding SDR family NAD(P)-dependent oxidoreductase, which produces MNKIALITGATSGIGEAIAENFAKNNIDVIISARRVERLSALKEKLEKNTRARVLLLQMDVTHRAEVEHAIHYLPDGWKKIDILVNNAGLAVGLDKLHEGSIEDWERMIDTNVKGLLYVTREVVPMMIKHGGGHVINIGSTAGREVYPRGNVYCATKHAVDALTKGLRIDTLGQNIKVSQIAPGLVETEFSQVRFKGDGERAEKVYQGYQPLKPEDIANVAYYLTTLPPHVCINDVSITPLAQANSYVIEKK; this is translated from the coding sequence ATGAATAAAATTGCATTGATAACCGGCGCTACTTCCGGAATTGGCGAGGCTATCGCCGAAAACTTTGCCAAAAACAACATTGACGTAATCATCAGTGCCAGGCGTGTGGAACGACTCTCGGCACTCAAAGAAAAACTCGAAAAAAACACACGCGCACGGGTGTTGCTTTTGCAAATGGATGTTACTCATCGCGCTGAGGTGGAGCACGCCATCCATTATTTGCCCGATGGCTGGAAAAAGATTGATATCCTGGTAAATAATGCCGGACTGGCCGTTGGTCTCGACAAGCTGCACGAAGGTTCCATCGAAGACTGGGAGCGCATGATTGATACCAATGTGAAAGGACTGCTTTACGTAACACGGGAGGTGGTGCCGATGATGATAAAACATGGAGGCGGGCACGTGATCAACATTGGTTCGACGGCTGGACGCGAAGTTTACCCGCGCGGCAATGTGTATTGCGCTACCAAACATGCTGTAGATGCACTCACCAAAGGTTTGCGAATCGATACGCTCGGACAAAATATTAAGGTTTCGCAGATTGCACCGGGACTTGTCGAAACGGAGTTTTCGCAGGTTCGTTTCAAAGGTGACGGCGAGCGCGCCGAAAAGGTTTACCAGGGCTACCAGCCGCTCAAACCAGAAGATATTGCCAATGTGGCCTATTATCTCACCACGCTGCCGCCACACGTTTGCATCAACGATGTGTCGATTACTCCTCTGGCACAAGCCAATTCGTATGTGATTGAGAAGAAATAG
- a CDS encoding GreA/GreB family elongation factor, with amino-acid sequence MSRAFVNEDNHQEAPIIRPRADLPEGVTNYVTPNGFQALLDEKEALLLEQKNLENRSESELRSMHTVINGKLQMLDLRIASARIIDPETQPKDTIHFSANVLMQILPSDKTQQFQIVGVDEADLKKGKIAFTSPLAKALSLKKAGDIAELHLAHGTRSFKILSISY; translated from the coding sequence ATGAGCAGGGCATTTGTTAACGAAGACAACCATCAGGAAGCTCCAATAATTCGTCCGCGTGCAGATTTGCCGGAAGGCGTCACCAATTATGTTACACCAAACGGATTTCAGGCCTTGTTGGATGAAAAAGAAGCACTGCTGCTGGAGCAGAAAAACCTGGAGAACCGCAGCGAAAGTGAGCTGCGCTCGATGCATACGGTCATAAACGGAAAGCTGCAAATGCTCGACTTGCGCATAGCTTCAGCACGTATCATTGACCCAGAAACGCAGCCAAAAGACACCATTCATTTTAGCGCTAATGTGCTTATGCAAATACTACCGTCGGACAAGACGCAGCAGTTTCAGATTGTGGGTGTAGATGAAGCCGATCTAAAAAAAGGGAAGATTGCTTTCACATCACCGCTGGCAAAAGCGCTTTCGCTAAAAAAAGCTGGTGATATCGCTGAGCTGCATCTGGCGCATGGCACGCGCAGCTTTAAAATTCTCAGCATCAGCTATTGA
- a CDS encoding peptidase M17, which yields MTTIKKTSHPAKNASVAILVTDVATLEARFLTADERDYIITQNNTHQLTSFSFNKISHWIFVKIMPADKSDHLLLETCRKAGDELQSEANKLQIADVTITGAGASAAQLLAMAEGTVLGNYQFIKYFKKEADKKHTLATVYIADEHVKDEQIELLQKMAEAVSKARDLVNEPVNHLNATQMAQHFKAMADDAGIHAEILTRKKIEALKMGGLLAVNAGSVDAPTFTILEYKPENPHNERPIVLVGKGVTYDTGGLNIKTGKSMNDMKSDMSGAATMAAAVCMAANAKLPLHLVALLPATDNRLNANAIVPGDIITMADGTTVEITNTDAEGRLLLADALIYAGRYNPLLVIDAATLTGSAVRALGRYAMAAMQTKADGAIQQLTTSGDQVYERVVTFPFWDEYGELMKSDIADLKNSGPAEAGMITAGKFLQKFTSYPYIHLDIAGVAFAEKRDSYRGLGGTGTGIRLLFHFLQNFDVAKVE from the coding sequence ATGACTACCATAAAAAAAACTTCACATCCTGCAAAGAATGCTTCCGTTGCTATTCTTGTAACTGATGTTGCCACCCTCGAAGCCAGATTTCTTACTGCCGACGAACGCGACTACATCATCACCCAAAACAATACGCATCAGCTCACCTCTTTTAGTTTTAATAAAATAAGCCATTGGATTTTTGTAAAGATAATGCCGGCTGATAAGTCAGATCATCTGTTGCTCGAAACGTGCCGCAAAGCCGGCGATGAATTGCAGAGCGAAGCCAATAAATTGCAAATTGCCGACGTGACGATTACAGGAGCCGGAGCCTCTGCAGCGCAATTGCTGGCTATGGCTGAGGGCACCGTGCTGGGGAATTATCAGTTTATCAAATATTTTAAAAAAGAAGCCGACAAAAAACATACGCTTGCCACAGTGTACATCGCCGATGAACACGTGAAGGATGAGCAGATTGAGTTACTGCAGAAGATGGCTGAAGCTGTAAGCAAAGCCCGAGATTTGGTAAACGAACCGGTAAATCATCTTAATGCTACGCAAATGGCGCAGCATTTCAAAGCTATGGCCGATGATGCCGGAATACATGCAGAGATTCTTACCCGGAAAAAAATAGAAGCGCTCAAGATGGGAGGGCTGCTTGCCGTGAATGCCGGTAGCGTGGATGCACCTACCTTTACCATCCTCGAATACAAACCGGAAAATCCACACAACGAGCGTCCGATTGTGCTGGTAGGAAAAGGCGTGACCTACGACACAGGCGGTCTCAACATCAAAACCGGCAAAAGCATGAATGATATGAAGAGCGACATGAGCGGCGCCGCAACAATGGCCGCTGCCGTTTGCATGGCTGCTAACGCAAAGTTGCCGCTGCATCTGGTGGCACTGCTGCCCGCTACCGACAACCGGCTAAACGCCAATGCAATTGTTCCCGGCGATATCATCACCATGGCCGATGGTACCACGGTTGAAATTACCAACACCGACGCCGAGGGACGTCTTTTGCTGGCCGACGCTCTGATTTATGCCGGGCGCTACAACCCATTGCTGGTGATCGACGCTGCAACACTTACAGGCTCTGCTGTTCGTGCGCTGGGACGATATGCTATGGCTGCCATGCAGACAAAAGCCGACGGAGCTATTCAACAACTTACCACCAGCGGCGATCAGGTTTATGAGCGTGTGGTGACTTTTCCGTTTTGGGATGAGTATGGCGAACTGATGAAAAGTGATATCGCCGACCTGAAAAACTCTGGCCCCGCCGAAGCCGGCATGATCACCGCAGGGAAGTTTCTTCAGAAGTTTACCAGCTATCCCTATATTCATCTCGATATCGCCGGAGTAGCCTTTGCCGAAAAACGCGATAGCTACCGCGGGCTGGGAGGCACCGGCACAGGAATCCGGCTACTGTTTCACTTCCTGCAGAACTTCGATGTTGCGAAAGTCGAATAA
- a CDS encoding cytochrome c peroxidase produces MIFKIYHKQNFFSTACLLAGMFVMVALSAMLASCNPADDPEPEPYTPTPYHIEIPYGFPTQLNVPADNPMTVEGVALGRKLFYDGRLNGRTHPDSMMSCATCHRQEHSFEIGASRPHPFGVTGKPTYHVMLPMINLVWNMGNFGWNGSIPSIEADVFAVISDPTEFDSSPERVVQTLKNIDKYPEMFSKAFGTPEITADRVAKALAQFVRTLISTNSRFDKYMRGDEQLAPEELRGYVLFTTEEGADCFHCHGGFGNPLFTNNKFYNNGKDSVFTDPYDRFSITGDPMDRGAYKATTLRNIRLTGPYMHDGRFETLEEVIDFYSHHLINTPEIDPLMHHVANGGVQLTPPEKADLIAFIKTLQDEEFLKNPDFGPPAE; encoded by the coding sequence ATGATTTTTAAGATTTATCATAAACAAAACTTCTTTTCTACGGCCTGTCTTTTGGCAGGCATGTTTGTCATGGTTGCGCTTAGCGCAATGCTCGCGTCGTGCAATCCCGCCGATGATCCCGAACCTGAACCTTACACACCCACACCTTATCATATAGAAATTCCGTATGGATTTCCTACGCAGCTCAACGTTCCAGCCGACAACCCGATGACAGTGGAAGGTGTGGCGCTGGGGCGAAAGCTTTTTTACGATGGGCGCCTCAATGGCCGCACCCACCCCGACTCGATGATGAGCTGCGCCACCTGTCACCGGCAGGAGCACAGCTTTGAAATCGGAGCTTCGCGCCCGCATCCTTTCGGTGTTACCGGCAAACCGACATACCACGTGATGCTACCCATGATTAATCTGGTGTGGAACATGGGTAATTTTGGCTGGAACGGAAGCATCCCCTCCATCGAAGCCGACGTGTTTGCGGTGATCAGCGACCCAACGGAGTTTGATTCGTCACCGGAACGCGTGGTTCAAACTTTAAAAAATATCGACAAATATCCTGAAATGTTTAGCAAAGCTTTTGGAACCCCGGAAATCACTGCCGATCGCGTAGCCAAAGCTCTTGCCCAATTTGTGCGAACGTTGATCTCGACCAACTCAAGATTTGATAAATACATGCGTGGCGACGAGCAACTTGCACCCGAGGAGCTACGCGGCTATGTGCTTTTCACAACCGAAGAGGGCGCCGACTGTTTCCACTGCCACGGCGGCTTCGGCAACCCATTGTTTACCAACAACAAGTTTTACAACAATGGTAAAGATTCCGTTTTCACTGATCCTTATGATCGCTTCAGCATTACCGGCGACCCGATGGATCGCGGCGCCTACAAAGCTACCACGCTGCGCAACATCCGGCTCACCGGCCCTTACATGCACGACGGACGGTTTGAAACGCTCGAAGAAGTAATCGATTTTTACTCGCATCATCTTATCAATACTCCCGAAATCGACCCGCTGATGCACCACGTGGCCAATGGCGGCGTCCAGCTTACTCCACCCGAAAAGGCGGATTTGATTGCTTTTATAAAAACGCTGCAGGATGAGGAATTTTTAAAGAATCCGGATTTTGGGCCACCCGCGGAGTAA